TGCGCCACGGTCATGTGCGGGAACAGGGCGTAGGACTGGAACATCATGTTGATCGGCCGCTCGTAGGGCGGCATGTCGGTGATGTCCACACCGTCGAGGTAGATGCGGCCTTCGGTCGGGCGCTCGAAGCCTGCGAGCATGCGCAGCAAGGTGGACTTGCCCGAACCCGAACCGCCGAGCAAGGCGAAGATCTCGCCTTTCTTGATTTCCAGGGACACATCGTCCACGGCAATCGTCTCGTCGAACTTCTTCGTGACCCGGTCGATTTTGACCAGCACCTTCTTCGGTGTCTGGTCGCCCTCGAGGGCTTTCTTATAGGCGCCGGAGGCAACTGCCATTTACGAAACTCCCAAAAAAACTGTGCAGCCGGCCCAATGCGGGCCAGCCTTGGATAGTTTGAGCCTTACTTGCCCGTCTTGACCTTGGTCCAGCTACGGGTCATTAAACGCTGCACGTTCGGGGGTAGCTCGAAGTTGACGAATGTCCGCTCGAGAACCGCCTGCGGTGGGTAAACCGCTTCGTCGGTGCGTATCGATTGCTCCATCAGCTTGTCCGCCCCAGGGTTAGGGTTGGCGTAACCGACGTAATCACTGACCTGGGCGATCACCTCAGGTTGCAGCAAATAGTTGATGAAGGCGTGGGCCTCTTTGACGTTGGCGGCATCCTTGGGGATCGCCAACACGTCAAACCACAGGTTGCCGCCTTCTTTGGGAATCGCGTAGGCGATGTTCACGCCTTTGCCCGCCTCGGCCGCACGGGCCTTGGCCTGGAACACATCGCCGGAGAACCCGGCGGCCACGCAGATGTTGCCGTTGGCCAGGTCCGAGATGTATTTGGATGAGTGGAAGTAGGTCACGTAGGGCCGCACTTTCAGCAGCTTTTCCTCGGCCTTTTTGTAGTCCGCCGGGTTGGTGCTGTTCGGGTCCAGGCCCATGTAGTTGAGTACAGCCGGCAGCATTTCATCCGCCGAGTCCATGAAGGACACGCCGCAGGTGGCCAGCTTCTTCATGTTTTCCGGTTCGAACAACACGGCCCAGGAATCGATCTTGTCGACACCCAGCACTTGCTTCACTTTGTCGACGTTGTAGCCGATGCCATTGGTGCCCCACAGGTACGGCACCGCGTACTGGTTGCCCGGGTCGTTCTTTTCCAGGCGCTTGAGCAGTGCCGGGTCGAGGTTGGCGTAGTTCGTGAGCAATGACTTGTCGAGTTTCTGGAACGCCCCGGCCTTGATCTGCTTGCCGAGGAAGTGGTTGGACGGCACCACCACGTCGTAGCCGGTACGCCCGGCCAGCAGTTTGCCTTCCAGGGTTTCGTTGGAATCAAACACGTCATACACGGGCTTGATACCGGTGGCCTTTTCGAAGTTGGCCAGGGTGTCGGTACCGATGTAGTCCGACCAGTTATAAATATGCACCGTCGGTGCGGCCTGCACGCTCAACGCCAGCGTGATACCCGCGCCCACCAGCATGGCTTGGCGAAATAAAGAAATTGGCACGTGGAGGTCCTCTTAAATAGTTGGGCCCAAAGTTGTTGCCCGGCAACAAAACCGGCGCGCAACTTACCCTCGATAAACCGATCCGGCAAAACTTTCTGTCATTTTATGTGTGGAAGGGAGCAAGCCCCCTTCCACAGGTAGCACGGCTTATTTACCGGATTTGATCTTGGTCCAGCTGCGTGTCATTTCACGCTGGGTCGCAGCCGGCAAGTCAGCAATCGCGTAGAGCTTGGCCTGGACATCGGCTGGTGGGTAGATGCCCGGGTCGCTGGTGATGTCTTTGTCGACCAGTGCGGTGGCCTTCTCGTTACCGTTCGGGAAACGCACGCTGTTGGTGATGGAGGCCATCACTTCAGGCTTGAGCAGGTAGTTGAGGAACGTGTAGGCGGCGTCGACGTTTTCGGCATCTTTAGGGATGGCGACCATGTCGAAGAAGCTACCGGCGCCTTCCTTCGGAATGTCATAGGCAACCTTGACCTTGCCACCGGCTTCAGCCGCGCGGGACTTGGCCTGCTGGATGTCGCCCGAGTAACCCACGGCCACGCAGATGTTGCCGTTGGCCAGGTCCGAGATGTACTTGGAGGAGTGGAAGTAGCCGATCGAAGGACGGATTTTCAGGAACAGGTCTTCAGCCTGCTTCAGATCGGCCTTCTTCTGAGTGTCGGTCGGCAGGCCCAGGTAGTGCAGCGCCACCGGCAGCATTTCGGTCGGCGAATCGAGGAAGCTCACGCCGCAGCTTTTCAGCTTGGCGATGTTTTCAGGCTTCATCAGCACATCCCAGGAGTCGATCTTGTCCACGCCCAGCGCGGCCTTGACCTTCTCCGGGTTGTAGCCGATGCCGATCGAACCCCACATGTACGGGAAGGCATGCTTGTTATCCGGGTCGCTGACCGACACGGCTTTAAGCAGGGATGTGTTCAGGTTGCTGTAGTTGGACAGCTTGGACTTGTCCAGCTCCTGGTAAACACCGGCCTTGATCTGCTTGGCGAGGAAGTTGTTCGACGGTACGACGATGTCGTAGCCGGACTTGCCTGCCAGCAACTTGGCTTCGAGGGTCTCGTTGCTGTCGAAGACGTCATACACCACTTTAATGCCCGACTCTTTTTCAAAGTTGGCGATGGTGTCCGGTGCGATGTAGTCGGACCAGTTGTAGACGTGCAGCACTTTATCGGCTGCCTGGGCGCCGCCCGCCATTGCGCCCATCAGGGACAAGGCGAGGAGGGTCTTGCCGGCGTTCTTCAAACCTAATGCCTTCATTTGGTGATGCTCCAATTTTTCTTTTTTGGGCCACGTTTTTTTATGTTCAGCGGCCCTTCCAGAGGGCAACAAAACAGGGCGACAGTCTGGCAAGTTCAGGGGCCGGCTTTCAACCAGAGCCCCCAACATTTGTAACTGCTCAATGCACCGCGCACTGAGCCTAGCACTTAGCCCTGCAACGCCGCCAAAGTCAGGTCCAGGCACGTACGCGCCTTGGTCACCAGCTCATCGATTTCGGCCTTGCTGATCACCAGCGGCGGCGAAATGATCATGGTGTCACCCACGGCGCGCATGATCAGGCCGTTGTTGAAGCAGAAAGTGCGGCAAATCATGCCCGCGCCCTTGCCTTCATAACGCTTGCGGGTGGCCTTGTCTTGAACCAGCTCGATTGCACCGAGCATGCCCACGCCGCGAACTTCGCCCACCAACGGGTGATCCGCCAATTCCCTCAAACGCTTTTGCAAATACGGTGCCGTTTCATCGTGAACGCGGCTGACGATTTTTTCATCGCGCATGATGCGGATGTTTTCCATGGCCACCGCCGCCGCCACCGGGTGGCCGGAGTAGGTGAAGCCGTGGTTGAAATCACCGCCTTCATTGAGCACGGCGACCACGTCGTCGCGCACGATCAGGCCGCCCATGGGGATGTAACCCGAGGTAAGGCCCTTGGCGATGGTCATCATGTGTGGCGTGAGGTCGTAGAAATCGCTCCCGAACCACTCACCGGTACGGCCGAACCCGCAGATCACTTCGTCGGCAATGAACAGGATGTCGTACTTGGCGAGGATTTCCTTGATGCGCGGCCAGTAAGTGGCGGGCGGCACGATGACGCCACCGGCGCCCTGGATCGGCTCGGCAATAAAGGCACCGACGTTGTCCACGCCCAACTCCAGGATTTTTTCTTCCAACTGGTTGGCGGCCCAGGTCCCGAACTCGTCGGGGCTCATGTCGCCGCCTTCGCCAAACCAGTACGGCTGGGCGATGTGGGTGATGCCCGGGATCGGCAAGTCGCCCTGTTCATGCATATACGTCATGCCGCCCAGGCTGGCGCCGGCCACGGTGGAGCCGTGGTAGCCATTCTTGCGGCTGATGATGGTTTTCTTGTTCGGTTGGCCTTTGATCGCCCAGTAATGGCGAACCATGCGCAACATGGTGTCGTTGCCTTCGGAGCCGGAACCGGTGAAGAACACGTGGTTCATGCCGGCGGGCGCGATATCGGAAATGGCTTTGGCCAGTTCCAGCACGGGCGGGTGAGCGGTCTGGAAGAACAGGTTGTAATACGGCAGTTCTTTCATTTGCTTGGCGGCGGCGTCGGCGAGTTCATCGCGACCGTAACCGATTGCCACGCACCACAGGCCGGCCATGCCGTCGAGGATCTTGTTGCCTTCGCTGTCCCACAAGTACACGCCGTGGGCTTTGGTGATGATCCGTGGGCCTTTCTCTTTCAATTGCTTGAAGTCGCTGAACGGCGCCAGATGGTGATCGTTGCTCAAGGCTTGCCATTCACGGGTTTGCGGGTTGTTGCTGGACATACCAATCTCCTCAAATTTCGGTGAGGGGCGCACGGCGCGAGCCGCACGCCCGGCGCATCAGACGGCGAAGAGCAGGAATTCCCGCTCCCACGAACTGATGACGCGCTTGAAGTTTTCGTGCTCGGCCCGCTTGACCGCGACGTAGCCTGTGATGAATTTCTGACCCAGGTATTTCTCGATGGTCTTGCTGTTTTCCATGCGTTCCAGGGCGTCTTCGATGGTCAACGGCAGGCGCAGGTTGCGCCGCTCGTAACCACGCCCAACCACCGGCGCGCTCGGGTTATGGCCTTCGACCATGCCGATGTAGCCGCACAGCAGGCTGGCGGCAATCGCCAGGTACGGGTTGGCGTCGGCGCCCGGCAGGCGGTTCTCGACACGGCGGTTCTGCGGGCCGGCATCCGGTACGCGCAGGCCGACAGTGCGGTTTTCTTCGCCCCATTCCACGTTCACCGGCGCCGAGGTGTCGGGCAGGAAGCGGCGGAACGAGTTCACATTAGGGGCAAACAGCGGCAGCAATTCAGGGATGAATTTCTGCAGGCCGCCAATGTGGTTGAGAAACAGCTGGCTCATGCTTCCGTCTTCATTGGAGAAGACGTTCTTGCCCGTGGCGATGTCGATGATGCTCTGGTGCAGGTGCATCGCGCTGCCGGGCTCGCCGGTCATCGGCTTGGCCATGAAGGTGGCGGCCACGTCGTGCTTGAGCGCGGCTTCACGCATGGTGCGCTTGAACACCAGGATCTGATCGGCCAGCGACAGCGCGTCGCCGTGACGGAAGTTGATTTCCATCTGCGCGGTGCCGTCTTCGTGGATCAGGGTGTCGAGGTCCAGCTCCTGCAGTTCGCACCAGTCGTAGACGTCTTCGAAGAGCGGGTCGAATTCGTTGGCGGCTTCAATAGAGAAGGACTGGCGACCCGTCTCCGGGCGCCCGGAACGGCCGATCGGCGGTTGCAGCGGGAAGTCCGGGTCTTCGCAGCGCTTGGTCAGGTAGAACTCCATCTCCGGCGCCACGATGGGCTGCCAACCTTTGTCGGCGTAGAGCTTGAGGACTTTCTTGAGCACGTTGCGCGGCGACAGCTCGATCGGGTTGCCTTGCTTGTCGTAGGTATCGTGGATCACCTGGGCGGTCGGCTCGATGGCCCAGGGCACCAGGAACACCGCGTTCTGGTCGGGGCGGCAGATCATGTCGATGTCGGCCGGGTCGAGCAGTTCGTAATAGATGTCGTCTTCGACATAGTCGCCGGTCACGGTCTGCAACAGCACGCTCTCGGGCAGGCGCATGCCCTTTTCGGCGATGAATTTGTTGGTCGGCGAGATCTTGCCCCGGGTGATGCCGGTGAGGTCGCCAATCATGCATTCGACTTCTGTGATCTTGTGGTCTTTCAACCAATCGGTGAGCTGGTCGAGGTTGTTACTCATAAATGCCTCTGGGCTGGGTTTCCTGGCATCCATTAAAGGCCAGGCGTTGGTTGACGCAGCATCCGCGTCGTTTTTTCGTTCAGGGTAGGAGCTTACCTGCCATTTGCTGCAGCGTTGCATTCCTCACGCCAAAGTTGTGCGCAATCTTGATCGGCGCAACGGATGAGGGCCGTTCATCGGCGGTGGCGAGGGCAAGGAAGAGGTCGGACAGGCCGTCAAGAATATTGGCCGGAGCGTGGGTATTCACACGGGATGAATGAACTGCGGACAAAGCCTGGCGCAAGCAGGCAGAGACGCCGAATGGCGGCAGGTGAAACATGAAGCACCCCGGTATTATTGCTGTTATGGGTTTGAATCGAGCTTAGCCTTGTTCATTTTTTTACACAACACCCCCGTAAAAAATACAACACGGCCCGCTCAAGCCCGCGAGTCCCAAGCCCATCAAACCCAAAAAACCGCCCTAAAAAGCCCCAAAAAAGCCTGCGGAGCGCTTTTTTAGGGCAAAAAAGGCCTCGCTTGACTTCGGCATGCCGTTCGGGTTGACTGAAACCAGAAAAGATCAATGATTGATATTTTTAACAACAAAGGTGTTGCATCATGTCGGTACCCCCGCGTGCCGTTCAGCTTAACGAAGCGAACGCGTTCCTTAAGGATCATCCTGAGGTTCTGTACGTAGACCTTCTAATTGCGGATATGAATGGTGTGGTGCGCGGCAAGCGCATCGAACGCACCAGCCTCCACAAGGTTTACGAGAAGGGCATTAACCTGCCTGCCTCTTTATTTGCCCTGGATATCAACGGCTCGACGGTGGAAAGCACCGGCCTGGGCCTGGACATCGGTGATGCTGACCGAATCTGTTATCCAATCCCCGACACCCTGTGCAATGAGCCCTGGCAAAAGCGCCCTACCGCGCAACTGCTGATGACCATGCACGAACTTGAAGGTGAACCTTTCTTCGCCGATCCGCGCGAAGTGCTCCGCCAAGTCGTCAGCAAGTTCGATGACATGGGCCTGACCATCTGCGCTGCCTTCGAGCTTGAGTTCTACCTGATCGACCAGGAGAACGTGAACGGCCGCCCACAACCGCCCCGCTCGCCGATCTCCGGCAAACGCCCGCATTCGACACAGGTTTACCTGATCGACGACCTCGACGAATACGTCGACTGCCTCCAGGACATCCTCGAAGGTGCCAAGGAGCAAGGCATCCCGGCCGACGCCATCGTCAAGGAAAGTGCCCCGGCGCAGTTCGAAGTGAACCTGCACCACGTGGCCGACCCGATCAAGGCCTGCGACTACGCGGTACTGCTCAAGCGCCTGATCAAGAACATCGCCTACGACCATGAGATGGACACCACCTTCATGGCCAAGCCTTACCCAGGCCAGGCAGGCAACGGGCTGCACGTGCATATTTCGATCCTGGACAAGGACGGCAAGAACATCTTCGCCAGCGAGGATCCCGAGCAGAACGCCGCATTGCGTCACGCGATCGGCGGTGTGCTGGAGACCCTACCCGCCCAGATGGCGTTCCTGTGCCCCAACGTCAACTCCTACCGTCGTTTCGGCGCACAGTTCTACGTGCCGAACTCGCCGTGCTGGGGCCTGGACAACCGCACCGTAGCGATTCGCGTACCGACCGGCTCGTCCGACGCGGTACGTATCGAACACCGCGTGGCCGGCGCCGACGCCAACCCTTACCTGCTGATGGCTTCGGTCCTGGCAGGCGTGCACCATGGTCTGACCAACAAGATCGAACCGGGCGCTCCAGTGGAAGGCAACAGCTACGAGCAGAACGAGCAAAGCCTGCCGAACAACCTGCGCGATGCCCTGCGTGAGTTGGACGACAGCGAGGTGATGGCCAAGTACATCGATCCTAAATACATCGATATCTTCGTCGCCTGTAAGGAAAGTGAGCTGGAAGAGTTCGAACACTCCATCTCCGACCTTGAGTACAACTGGTACCTGCATACCGTGTAAGCGGTTGAAGCAGTAAAAGGGAACGCCGCTGACTTTGGTCAGTGGCGTTTTTTTATGGGTTTCTTTTGGGATACCGAGGTGGCCTCATCGGGAGCAAGTCGAATCGTCGCACCGCCCCTCCCACACTTTGATTTGTGAATGCAGTTAAATCTCCCTGCTCATACAATGCCCGCTGCCTTGTAGGAGACTTCCATGACCACCCGCCCCGCCGCCACTCGCAAACCCCGCGCCCGCAGCCAGGCACGTATCGACGCAATCCTCGATGCCGCCCGCACCTTGCTGGCCGCCGAAGGCGTGGACAGTTTGTCGATCTACAGCGTGGCCGAACGGGCGCAGATTCCGCCGTCGTCGGTGTACCACTTTTTCGCCAACGTGCCGGCGTTACTGGAGGCGTTGACGGCCGATGTGCATGCGGCCTTCCGCGCGGCCATTGAGGCGCCCATCGAACATGACGCGCTCAACACTTGGCGAGACCTGTCCAGTATCGTCGAACAGCGCATGCTGACTATCTATGAACATGACGCCGCCGCCCGCCAGCTGATCCTGGCCCAGCATGGCCTCACCGAAGTCACCCAGGCCGACCGCCAGCACGATCTGGAATTGGGACATCTGATGCTGACCGTGTTCAACCGCCACTTTGAAGTGCCGAGGTTGCCAGCCGACGTGGATGTGTTCGCCCTGGCGCTGGAGCTGAGCGACCGCGTGTATGCGCGCTCGGTGCATCAGCATGGGCAGATTACGCCGCGTATGGCGGAGGAAGGGATGCGGGTGTTTGATGCGTATGTGGGGCTCTACCTGCCAGCCTATTTGCCCAAGCGCTGAGCCTTGCGGTGACCGGTAGGCCTCATCGGGAGCAAGCCCCCTCCCACATTGACCGCGTTTCAACTCTGGAATGCACTCAAATGTGGGAGGGGGCTTGCTCCCGATGACGGCCTCAAGACCGACACCCCTCACAACTTGGCGATCGACACCTCAGTGGACTTCACAAAGGCAATCACCTCACTGCCGATCACCAGTTCCAGCTCTTTGACCGAGCGGGTGGTGATCACCGAAGTGACGATACCGGAGGCGGTCTGCACATCGATTTCCGACAGCACGTCGCCGACTACGATGTCCTTGATGGTGCCTTTGAACTGGTTACGCACGTTGATGGCTTTAATGGTCATGGTGTTCTTCCTTCGTGGGACAAGTGAGTTATTGAGCCCAACGCAATTGCGTAGGCAGCGGTGAAACAGGTTCGGGTTCCGGCGGAGCGCCGGGCAACGACAGCACACGGTTGAGCACTTCGGCCTCCAGCGCCGCCAGGCGATGAGAGCCACGGGCCCGTGGGCGTGGCAGGTCGACGATCAGGTCGAGGCCGATTTCGCCGTCTTCGATCAGGATCACCCGGTCGGCAATCGCCACGGCTTCGCTGACGTCATGGGTTACCAGCAACACGGTGAAGCCGTGCTGGCGCCACAGG
This region of Pseudomonas asgharzadehiana genomic DNA includes:
- a CDS encoding glutamine synthetase family protein — protein: MSVPPRAVQLNEANAFLKDHPEVLYVDLLIADMNGVVRGKRIERTSLHKVYEKGINLPASLFALDINGSTVESTGLGLDIGDADRICYPIPDTLCNEPWQKRPTAQLLMTMHELEGEPFFADPREVLRQVVSKFDDMGLTICAAFELEFYLIDQENVNGRPQPPRSPISGKRPHSTQVYLIDDLDEYVDCLQDILEGAKEQGIPADAIVKESAPAQFEVNLHHVADPIKACDYAVLLKRLIKNIAYDHEMDTTFMAKPYPGQAGNGLHVHISILDKDGKNIFASEDPEQNAALRHAIGGVLETLPAQMAFLCPNVNSYRRFGAQFYVPNSPCWGLDNRTVAIRVPTGSSDAVRIEHRVAGADANPYLLMASVLAGVHHGLTNKIEPGAPVEGNSYEQNEQSLPNNLRDALRELDDSEVMAKYIDPKYIDIFVACKESELEEFEHSISDLEYNWYLHTV
- a CDS encoding TetR/AcrR family transcriptional regulator, which encodes MTTRPAATRKPRARSQARIDAILDAARTLLAAEGVDSLSIYSVAERAQIPPSSVYHFFANVPALLEALTADVHAAFRAAIEAPIEHDALNTWRDLSSIVEQRMLTIYEHDAAARQLILAQHGLTEVTQADRQHDLELGHLMLTVFNRHFEVPRLPADVDVFALALELSDRVYARSVHQHGQITPRMAEEGMRVFDAYVGLYLPAYLPKR
- a CDS encoding polyamine ABC transporter substrate-binding protein, translated to MPISLFRQAMLVGAGITLALSVQAAPTVHIYNWSDYIGTDTLANFEKATGIKPVYDVFDSNETLEGKLLAGRTGYDVVVPSNHFLGKQIKAGAFQKLDKSLLTNYANLDPALLKRLEKNDPGNQYAVPYLWGTNGIGYNVDKVKQVLGVDKIDSWAVLFEPENMKKLATCGVSFMDSADEMLPAVLNYMGLDPNSTNPADYKKAEEKLLKVRPYVTYFHSSKYISDLANGNICVAAGFSGDVFQAKARAAEAGKGVNIAYAIPKEGGNLWFDVLAIPKDAANVKEAHAFINYLLQPEVIAQVSDYVGYANPNPGADKLMEQSIRTDEAVYPPQAVLERTFVNFELPPNVQRLMTRSWTKVKTGK
- a CDS encoding aspartate aminotransferase family protein, which produces MSSNNPQTREWQALSNDHHLAPFSDFKQLKEKGPRIITKAHGVYLWDSEGNKILDGMAGLWCVAIGYGRDELADAAAKQMKELPYYNLFFQTAHPPVLELAKAISDIAPAGMNHVFFTGSGSEGNDTMLRMVRHYWAIKGQPNKKTIISRKNGYHGSTVAGASLGGMTYMHEQGDLPIPGITHIAQPYWFGEGGDMSPDEFGTWAANQLEEKILELGVDNVGAFIAEPIQGAGGVIVPPATYWPRIKEILAKYDILFIADEVICGFGRTGEWFGSDFYDLTPHMMTIAKGLTSGYIPMGGLIVRDDVVAVLNEGGDFNHGFTYSGHPVAAAVAMENIRIMRDEKIVSRVHDETAPYLQKRLRELADHPLVGEVRGVGMLGAIELVQDKATRKRYEGKGAGMICRTFCFNNGLIMRAVGDTMIISPPLVISKAEIDELVTKARTCLDLTLAALQG
- a CDS encoding polyamine ABC transporter substrate-binding protein encodes the protein MKNAGKTLLALSLMGAMAGGAQAADKVLHVYNWSDYIAPDTIANFEKESGIKVVYDVFDSNETLEAKLLAGKSGYDIVVPSNNFLAKQIKAGVYQELDKSKLSNYSNLNTSLLKAVSVSDPDNKHAFPYMWGSIGIGYNPEKVKAALGVDKIDSWDVLMKPENIAKLKSCGVSFLDSPTEMLPVALHYLGLPTDTQKKADLKQAEDLFLKIRPSIGYFHSSKYISDLANGNICVAVGYSGDIQQAKSRAAEAGGKVKVAYDIPKEGAGSFFDMVAIPKDAENVDAAYTFLNYLLKPEVMASITNSVRFPNGNEKATALVDKDITSDPGIYPPADVQAKLYAIADLPAATQREMTRSWTKIKSGK
- a CDS encoding glutamine synthetase family protein, with the translated sequence MSNNLDQLTDWLKDHKITEVECMIGDLTGITRGKISPTNKFIAEKGMRLPESVLLQTVTGDYVEDDIYYELLDPADIDMICRPDQNAVFLVPWAIEPTAQVIHDTYDKQGNPIELSPRNVLKKVLKLYADKGWQPIVAPEMEFYLTKRCEDPDFPLQPPIGRSGRPETGRQSFSIEAANEFDPLFEDVYDWCELQELDLDTLIHEDGTAQMEINFRHGDALSLADQILVFKRTMREAALKHDVAATFMAKPMTGEPGSAMHLHQSIIDIATGKNVFSNEDGSMSQLFLNHIGGLQKFIPELLPLFAPNVNSFRRFLPDTSAPVNVEWGEENRTVGLRVPDAGPQNRRVENRLPGADANPYLAIAASLLCGYIGMVEGHNPSAPVVGRGYERRNLRLPLTIEDALERMENSKTIEKYLGQKFITGYVAVKRAEHENFKRVISSWEREFLLFAV
- a CDS encoding TOBE domain-containing protein; its protein translation is MTIKAINVRNQFKGTIKDIVVGDVLSEIDVQTASGIVTSVITTRSVKELELVIGSEVIAFVKSTEVSIAKL